One genomic window of Etheostoma spectabile isolate EspeVRDwgs_2016 chromosome 5, UIUC_Espe_1.0, whole genome shotgun sequence includes the following:
- the pgam5 gene encoding serine/threonine-protein phosphatase PGAM5, mitochondrial isoform X2 yields the protein MSYRKTLKLVCGLAGGSAVLVLAAAAADSRGYFGEQRGEAGRRWSRFAVLQAAQPAWTPASHTPAPTGHAWDFNWDKRDPSALTNGKKKENTSEDPSSEQDNGKPKATRNILLIRHSQYILSGNSDKERILTPLGREQAEFTGKRLAALGLKYDVLVHSSMARATETANIISKHLSGLGVELVSCDLLREGAPIEPVPPVTHWKPDAVYHEDGARIEAAFRRYIHRADAKQKEDSYEIIVCHANVIRYFVCRALQFPPEGWLRMGLNNGSITWLTIRPSGRVALRTLGDAGFMPPDKLTRT from the exons ATGTCGTACAGGAAAACTTTGAAGCTTGTTTGTGGGCTCGCGGGAGGCTCTGCCGTCTTAGTACTCGCCGCTGCCGCTGCGGACTCCCGCGGGTACTTCGGTGAGCAGCGCGGAGAGGCAGGACGTCGGTGGTCGAGATTCGCCGTTCTTCAAGCTGCGCAGCCGGCGTGGACACCTGCCAGCCACACACCAGCCCCCACTGGACACGCCTGGGACTTTAACTGGGATAA GAGAGACCCATCTGCACTGACCAAtgggaagaagaaagaaaacacaagtgAAGACCCCAGCTCCGAGCAGGACAACGGCAAACCAAAAGCTACACGCAATATTCTCCTCATCAGACACTCCCAGTACATCCTGAGTGGGAACAGCGACAAGGAGAGGATCCTCACCCCGTTAG GTCGTGAGCAGGCTGAGTTCACGGGAAAGCGGTTGGCAGCGTTGGGACTCAAGTATGATGTTCTGGTCCACTCCAGCATGGCCCGGGCCACGGAGACTGCAAATATTATCAGCAAACACCTCTCAG GTCTAGGAGTGGAGCTGGTGAGCTGTGATCTGCTGAGAGAGGGTGCACCCATCGAGCCGGTTCCACCGGTCACTCACTGGAAGCCCGACGCAGTG TACCACGAAGACGGCGCCCGCATCGAGGCCGCCTTCCGCCGCTACATCCACCGAGCCGACGCCAAGCAGAAGGAGGACAGCTACGAGATCATCGTGTGTCACGCCAACGTCATCCGCTATTTTGTCTGCAG GGCTCTGCAGTTCCCCCCAGAGGGCTGGCTGCGTATGGGCTTGAACAACGGCAGCATCACGTGGCTCACCATCCGGCCGAGCGGCAGGGTGGCCCTCAGAACCCTGGGGGACGCGGGATTCATGCCCCCGGACAAACTAACACGGACCTGA
- the pgam5 gene encoding serine/threonine-protein phosphatase PGAM5, mitochondrial isoform X4 translates to MSYRKTLKLVCGLAGGSAVLVLAAAAADSRGYFGEQRGEAGRRWSRFAVLQAAQPAWTPASHTPAPTGHAWDFNWDKRDPSALTNGKKKENTSEDPSSEQDNGKPKATRNILLIRHSQYILSGNSDKERILTPLGREQAEFTGKRLAALGLKYDVLVHSSMARATETANIISKHLSGVELVSCDLLREGAPIEPVPPVTHWKPDAVYHEDGARIEAAFRRYIHRADAKQKEDSYEIIVCHANVIRYFVCRALQFPPEGWLRMGLNNGSITWLTIRPSGRVALRTLGDAGFMPPDKLTRT, encoded by the exons ATGTCGTACAGGAAAACTTTGAAGCTTGTTTGTGGGCTCGCGGGAGGCTCTGCCGTCTTAGTACTCGCCGCTGCCGCTGCGGACTCCCGCGGGTACTTCGGTGAGCAGCGCGGAGAGGCAGGACGTCGGTGGTCGAGATTCGCCGTTCTTCAAGCTGCGCAGCCGGCGTGGACACCTGCCAGCCACACACCAGCCCCCACTGGACACGCCTGGGACTTTAACTGGGATAA GAGAGACCCATCTGCACTGACCAAtgggaagaagaaagaaaacacaagtgAAGACCCCAGCTCCGAGCAGGACAACGGCAAACCAAAAGCTACACGCAATATTCTCCTCATCAGACACTCCCAGTACATCCTGAGTGGGAACAGCGACAAGGAGAGGATCCTCACCCCGTTAG GTCGTGAGCAGGCTGAGTTCACGGGAAAGCGGTTGGCAGCGTTGGGACTCAAGTATGATGTTCTGGTCCACTCCAGCATGGCCCGGGCCACGGAGACTGCAAATATTATCAGCAAACACCTCTCAG GAGTGGAGCTGGTGAGCTGTGATCTGCTGAGAGAGGGTGCACCCATCGAGCCGGTTCCACCGGTCACTCACTGGAAGCCCGACGCAGTG TACCACGAAGACGGCGCCCGCATCGAGGCCGCCTTCCGCCGCTACATCCACCGAGCCGACGCCAAGCAGAAGGAGGACAGCTACGAGATCATCGTGTGTCACGCCAACGTCATCCGCTATTTTGTCTGCAG GGCTCTGCAGTTCCCCCCAGAGGGCTGGCTGCGTATGGGCTTGAACAACGGCAGCATCACGTGGCTCACCATCCGGCCGAGCGGCAGGGTGGCCCTCAGAACCCTGGGGGACGCGGGATTCATGCCCCCGGACAAACTAACACGGACCTGA
- the pgam5 gene encoding serine/threonine-protein phosphatase PGAM5, mitochondrial isoform X3 gives MSYRKTLKLVCGLAGGSAVLVLAAAAADSRGYFGEQRGEAGRRWSRFAVLQAAQPAWTPASHTPAPTGHAWDFNWDKRDPSALTNGKKKENTSEDPSSEQDNGKPKATRNILLIRHSQYILSGNSDKERILTPLGREQAEFTGKRLAALGLKYDVLVHSSMARATETANIISKHLSGVELVSCDLLREGAPIEPVPPVTHWKPDAVQYHEDGARIEAAFRRYIHRADAKQKEDSYEIIVCHANVIRYFVCRALQFPPEGWLRMGLNNGSITWLTIRPSGRVALRTLGDAGFMPPDKLTRT, from the exons ATGTCGTACAGGAAAACTTTGAAGCTTGTTTGTGGGCTCGCGGGAGGCTCTGCCGTCTTAGTACTCGCCGCTGCCGCTGCGGACTCCCGCGGGTACTTCGGTGAGCAGCGCGGAGAGGCAGGACGTCGGTGGTCGAGATTCGCCGTTCTTCAAGCTGCGCAGCCGGCGTGGACACCTGCCAGCCACACACCAGCCCCCACTGGACACGCCTGGGACTTTAACTGGGATAA GAGAGACCCATCTGCACTGACCAAtgggaagaagaaagaaaacacaagtgAAGACCCCAGCTCCGAGCAGGACAACGGCAAACCAAAAGCTACACGCAATATTCTCCTCATCAGACACTCCCAGTACATCCTGAGTGGGAACAGCGACAAGGAGAGGATCCTCACCCCGTTAG GTCGTGAGCAGGCTGAGTTCACGGGAAAGCGGTTGGCAGCGTTGGGACTCAAGTATGATGTTCTGGTCCACTCCAGCATGGCCCGGGCCACGGAGACTGCAAATATTATCAGCAAACACCTCTCAG GAGTGGAGCTGGTGAGCTGTGATCTGCTGAGAGAGGGTGCACCCATCGAGCCGGTTCCACCGGTCACTCACTGGAAGCCCGACGCAGTG CAGTACCACGAAGACGGCGCCCGCATCGAGGCCGCCTTCCGCCGCTACATCCACCGAGCCGACGCCAAGCAGAAGGAGGACAGCTACGAGATCATCGTGTGTCACGCCAACGTCATCCGCTATTTTGTCTGCAG GGCTCTGCAGTTCCCCCCAGAGGGCTGGCTGCGTATGGGCTTGAACAACGGCAGCATCACGTGGCTCACCATCCGGCCGAGCGGCAGGGTGGCCCTCAGAACCCTGGGGGACGCGGGATTCATGCCCCCGGACAAACTAACACGGACCTGA
- the pgam5 gene encoding serine/threonine-protein phosphatase PGAM5, mitochondrial isoform X1 — protein MSYRKTLKLVCGLAGGSAVLVLAAAAADSRGYFGEQRGEAGRRWSRFAVLQAAQPAWTPASHTPAPTGHAWDFNWDKRDPSALTNGKKKENTSEDPSSEQDNGKPKATRNILLIRHSQYILSGNSDKERILTPLGREQAEFTGKRLAALGLKYDVLVHSSMARATETANIISKHLSGLGVELVSCDLLREGAPIEPVPPVTHWKPDAVQYHEDGARIEAAFRRYIHRADAKQKEDSYEIIVCHANVIRYFVCRALQFPPEGWLRMGLNNGSITWLTIRPSGRVALRTLGDAGFMPPDKLTRT, from the exons ATGTCGTACAGGAAAACTTTGAAGCTTGTTTGTGGGCTCGCGGGAGGCTCTGCCGTCTTAGTACTCGCCGCTGCCGCTGCGGACTCCCGCGGGTACTTCGGTGAGCAGCGCGGAGAGGCAGGACGTCGGTGGTCGAGATTCGCCGTTCTTCAAGCTGCGCAGCCGGCGTGGACACCTGCCAGCCACACACCAGCCCCCACTGGACACGCCTGGGACTTTAACTGGGATAA GAGAGACCCATCTGCACTGACCAAtgggaagaagaaagaaaacacaagtgAAGACCCCAGCTCCGAGCAGGACAACGGCAAACCAAAAGCTACACGCAATATTCTCCTCATCAGACACTCCCAGTACATCCTGAGTGGGAACAGCGACAAGGAGAGGATCCTCACCCCGTTAG GTCGTGAGCAGGCTGAGTTCACGGGAAAGCGGTTGGCAGCGTTGGGACTCAAGTATGATGTTCTGGTCCACTCCAGCATGGCCCGGGCCACGGAGACTGCAAATATTATCAGCAAACACCTCTCAG GTCTAGGAGTGGAGCTGGTGAGCTGTGATCTGCTGAGAGAGGGTGCACCCATCGAGCCGGTTCCACCGGTCACTCACTGGAAGCCCGACGCAGTG CAGTACCACGAAGACGGCGCCCGCATCGAGGCCGCCTTCCGCCGCTACATCCACCGAGCCGACGCCAAGCAGAAGGAGGACAGCTACGAGATCATCGTGTGTCACGCCAACGTCATCCGCTATTTTGTCTGCAG GGCTCTGCAGTTCCCCCCAGAGGGCTGGCTGCGTATGGGCTTGAACAACGGCAGCATCACGTGGCTCACCATCCGGCCGAGCGGCAGGGTGGCCCTCAGAACCCTGGGGGACGCGGGATTCATGCCCCCGGACAAACTAACACGGACCTGA
- the ankle2 gene encoding LOW QUALITY PROTEIN: ankyrin repeat and LEM domain-containing protein 2 (The sequence of the model RefSeq protein was modified relative to this genomic sequence to represent the inferred CDS: inserted 1 base in 1 codon; deleted 1 base in 1 codon; substituted 1 base at 1 genomic stop codon), with amino-acid sequence MEAVLSRLRGLSADELREEFARAEVKCGPITATTRATFERKLARVLAGSESCAAELDNASLSGVSDSXASVADDAKSVSCATSAVAPTTAATSSNPTEAASEELDFGYGVGLNPPEEEEISVKTASNSSAEGTNSQSKTETPSKPLSPTFYYGVCPLWEDVLARNERAHVYTDKKDALQAVKMMKGARFKAFPNRLDAEKFAKGICDYIPSPNKCTPCVSPVKPGLVIGKDNMEVDTINRERANSFKSPRTQDLNAKLRKAVEKGDEVAFSELVWSNPRYLIGSGDNPIIVQEGCRYNVMHVAAKENQAAIAQLLLDTLENPEFMRLMYPDDKEDMLQKRIRYIVDLYLNTPDKAGFETPLHFACKFGCPDVVNVLCSHPDSDKNRKNKDGHKPCDLICSRKNKTQEVKQKIIDYLEDRCFVPLLRATDNTSQPIIGGLWSPESSESLSLMQLHKRSPMDPVMTVTAFAGPLSPSKADDFRRSWKTPPRDRAVLLHHILKSDPDRGAERVGRDLAHEMGHPWAEYWDFLDSFVDMSSTEGLRKLDEYLSKKDFSPRTYEEAGENETSNRFKTPSPGKPKKFCNSISVGAFLDEGDDISLEEMKNRQNAALTSITSSAASMDGLKGAVGGRECHHILPMALHHRGADLIETAAGQDLLCCCDDGLLSPGVVCKNGVCSSSSPRDRTHNGDKATPRTSPSSCLLSPISNLMVEFERMSLQEPLDSPAGCRERRFSGGSRHREFRDSSSSSSAIDVSSGLGRLSLGHSGPDGESVEGPGWRTEGGGAEERRSSGSSEEYFEAEESLEVLGRTRGSAAGGRNFCARSKSWDHGGRDLSSSGSSGSSYKSLDNSNDFLPRTPQHVRRGLFIDGDSPSKLDREVFSAIEGLDVDPQKYPSIHKWKSTMTAYSAADMQSWPSPAVVRPRLRMQHQTPGSPVLMSPTGRSSPARHAAPTDFSPGRYSPANASYIQRIRLKHLNEPSVXLPTPPPTYPHYYGHAISKP; translated from the exons ATGGAGGCTGTTCTGAGCAGGCTGAGGGGGCTGAGTGCCGATGAACTGCGTGAGGAGTTTGCCAGAGCAGAAGTCAAGTGCGGTCCAATCACCGCTACCACCCGAGCCACCTTTGAGAGGAAGTTAGCCCGAGTCCTGGCCGGGTCAGAGAGCTGTGCCGCTGAATTGGACAACGCCTCTTTGTCGGGCGTCTCGGACA GCGCCTCTGTTGCTGATGACGCCAAATCTGTGTCATGTGCCACATCTGCTGTTGCACCCACTACTGCTGCAACAAGCAGCAACCCCACTGAAGCTGCCAGCGAAGAGTTGGACTTTGGCTACGGTGTGGGTCTCAACCCtccagaggaagaggagatcTCAGTAAAGACGGCCTCAAACAGCTCTGCGGAAGGGACTAACTCTCAGTCCAAAACAGAGACCCCTTCAAAGCCGTTGTCCCCAACCTTTTATTATGGCGTATGTCCGCTGTGGGAGGATGTTTTGGCTAGAAATG agAGAGCACATGTATACACAGATAAGAAAGATGCCCTTCAAGCTGTTAAGATGATGAAGGGAGCCCGCTTTAAAGCCTTTCCCAACCGTTTGGATGCTGAGAAGTTTGCTAAGGGGATCTGCGACTACATCCCCTCTCCCAACAAATGTACACCCTGTGTATCTCCTGTCAAACCAGGCCTGGTCATTGGTAAAG ACAATATGGAGGTTGATACCATCAACCGGGAGCGGGCCAACAGTTTCAAGAGCCCACGCACCCAGGACCTGAACGCCAAATTGAGGAAAGCTGTAGAGAAAGGCGACGAAGTGGCCTTTAGCGAGCTGGTCTGGAGCAACCCGCGCTATCTCATTGGCTCAGGGGATAATCCCATTATTGTGCAG GAGGGCTGCAGGTACAACGTAATGCACGTGGCAGCCAAGGAGAACCAGGCAGCCATCGCCCAGCTGCTGCTGGACACCTTGGAAAACCCCGAATTTATGCGCCTCATGTATCCAGACGACAAGGAAGACATGCTGCAGAAACGTATCCGCTACATTGTAGATCTTTACCTCAACACTCCAGATAAGGCT GGCTTTGAAACACCGCTGCACTTTGCCTGTAAGTTTGGGTGCCCAGACGTGGTCAACGTCCTGTGCTCGCACCCTGACAGCGATAAGAACCGTAAGAACAAGGATGGCCACAAGCCTTGTGAT CTTATTTGtagcagaaaaaataaaacacaagaagtGAAGCAGAAGATAATTGACTATTTGGAGG ACCGCTGCTTCGTTCCGTTGCTGAGGGCAACGGACAACACCTCCCAGCCAATCATTGGTGGTCTGTGGTCACCTGAGTCCTCAGAAAGTCTCTCGCTGATGCAGCTTCATAAAAGAAGCCCTATGGATCCCGTGATGACTGTCACAGCCTTCGCTGGCCCGCTGAGTCCTTCTAAA GCAGATGATTTTCGTCGGTCCTGGAAGACGCCGCCCAGAGACCGGGCGGTGCTCCTCCACCACATTCTTAAGTCTGATCCTGACCGCGGGGCAGAGAGAGTGGGCAG AGACCTGGCTCATGAGATGGGCCACCCATGGGCTGAGTACTGGGATTTTCTGGACAGTTTTGTGGATATGTCTTCTACTGAGGGACTCCGCAAGCTGGACGAGTACCTGAGCAAGAAGGATTTCAGCCCACGGACTTATGAAGAGGCTGGGGAGAATGAGACCAGCAACAGGTTCAAGACCCCCTCTCCAG GCAAGCCCAAAAAGTTCTGCAACTCCATCTCTGTTGGTGCCTTCCTAGACGAGGGTGATGACATCAGCCTCGAGGAGATGAAGAACCGGCAGAACGCAGCGCTCACCAGCATCACGTCCTCCGCTGCGTCCATGGACGGCCTGAAGGGAGCCGTGGGTGGCCGCGAGTGCCATCACATCCTGCCCATGGCCCTGCACCACCGTGGGGCGGACCTGATCGAGACGGCGGCCGGGCAGGACCTGCTGTGCTGCTGCGATGACGGCCTCCTGTCGCCCGGCGTCGTCTGCAAAAACGGGGtgtgctcctcctcctcccctagGGATAGGACTCACAACGGAGACAAGGCGACGCCCCGCACCTCCCCATCCTCCTGCCTGCTGTCGCCCATCTCCAACCTCATGGTGGAGTTTGAGCGCATGTCGCTGCAAGAGCCGCTGGACAGCCCCGCCGGCTGCAGGGAGCGGAGGTTCAGCGGCGGGAGCCGGCATAGGGAGTTCCGGGACTCGTCCAGCTCCTCCTCGGCCATAGACGTCAGCTCCGGGCTGGGCCGCCTGTCTCTGGGTCACAGCGGTCCGGACGGCGAGAGCGTGGAGGGGCCAGGCTGGAGAACAGAGGGCGGAGGGGCAGAGGAGAGGCGCAGCAGTGGCAGCTCAGAGGAGTACTTTGAAGCAGAGGAGAGCCTGGAGGTGCTGGGCAGGACTAGGGGGTCAGCGGCAGGGGGGCGCAACTTCTGTGCTAGGTCCAAGTCATGGGACCATGGGGGGAGGGACCTAAGCAGCTCAGGATCCTCTGGCTCTTCCTATAAGTCCTTAGATAACTCCAACGACTTCCTACCCAGGACCCCGCAGCACGTTAGAAGAGGACTTTTCATTGATGG GGATTCACCATCCAAGTTGGACAGAGAGGTCTTTTCAGCGATAGAAGGCTTAGACGTCGATCCCCAGAAGTATCCCAGCATTCATAAGTGGAAGAGCACAATGACGGCGTACTCGGCGGCCGACATGCAGAG CTGGCCCAGCCCTGCGGTGGTAAGACCACGACTCAGGATGCAGCATCAGACTCCCGGCTCCCCGGTCCTGATGTCACCCACCGGCCGCTCCAGTCCCGCCCGGCACGCCGCCCCGACAGACTTCAGCCCCGGCCGCTACAGCCCTGCCAACGCTAGCTACATCCAGCGCATCCGCCTCAAGCACTTGAACGAGCCATCGGTCTAACTGCCTACTCCTCCCCCCACCTAC CCCCACTACTACGGCCATGCCATCTCTAAGCCCTAG